Genomic DNA from Panulirus ornatus isolate Po-2019 chromosome 9, ASM3632096v1, whole genome shotgun sequence:
AATATTCCCTGTAAGTGAAGCCTTTGTCCATCATTCACTCTCACAGCAAAATCCTAAAAGGTGTGGTGTCATTTGCTCTTCATTGTGAGGAGAGATTCGAACCATCAATTACTATAGGAATtaataaagtaatgataataatgataataatgataataataataattataataataataataataataataataataataataatgaccccGAATCCAGGTATCCAATGAGAACACGACCCAAGTCCATTGTAAACAATAATACACGACCTCTAACGGTAAACAGAAGTTATCTCCAAAAGAAATCAAGATGATGTTAGGATGCGGTACAGTTGTGAGAGGTTGGCAGGTGAAGTATAATCATATTTATCAAAATACCATCACAGTACTGTCGCGGACTTGCCTGAGACACCGTAGTGCGCTGAAATGCGTCCATGTACGACATTGTCACACTGGAGTTCAACGCCCATCACTCAAGACAACGGGTGGAAATCGACTCAAATTTGAACAAGAGTACTCTGTTGATAAGGACACTGTCCTCTTCAGATACGAGAACAAACGATATTTTAAGATGATGAATATATTTGCCCTGTCTCAGTTTTTCTTTTGGTCCTACCTAAGTCACTTTGCCTTCACGACGATGAAAAGTTCTCCTATAACCTTACCTTCAGAAGAAAAGGAGAGTTTACCTTGGTGGCGAAAAGTAGATTTTGGACGATACAGAACTGGGATTTCAACCGGAAGCTTCTTACTAGGTATTTTTCAAGTTGTAAACAGTGGAAAAATTGTAATGGGCAGTGTTTAATATGCCTATAAGCTAACAAAGTATACTTCGATTCCCTGGTGccgactagtcggcaaaatagCCTTTGCTTCCAGTCCATAATGGGCATCAGAGAAAGAAGCACAATTATTCTGGCTGGTCAGCAAAATAGTATTTATTCACCAAAGATGACAAAACATTTGTGGATGAAATACCTTTTGAATTAGATGGCACTGATGATTAAATGGTATTTTCCCGACTAACTAACATTgggattaaatttttttttttgccgactagttagcatcaggaaaacattGATTTGCTGACACTCCCAGTTGTTATTACTAACCCAAACTGAACCTAATATACCCTAGAGAATTAATCTACAGGGATTGATGTGTGAAACATATACAGGGGATGATATAATGGCATCATTGATTGAGTTCGATAGCACCTTTTCAAACAATATTTTCAAAATGTTTCCATATTATTTTTATTGAAATGACTATTTATCAGTCATCTCCTTCACCAGGTTGGGGTACTTTGGCCATCTGTTGGATGTACACTCTACGCTCTGTAAGGTGTCTTGTGCTAAAGAAAGGAGGCAAGGATCTGGTCTTCGTAACCTTCACACCATTTGGCCGAAACAGAATAATGACTGTGCCTCTGAATAAGGTATAACTGGAGTGTTCTTTTAGTCATATGCTGTTATTACtatactaatattatcattattattattaacagttttaatattagcattattattcTGTAACCCATGGGGCATCTGCTTAATGACCATCCTACAATCAAGCTGGGAAATGAAGGACTCCTTTCACTCGTTTCATCCACAGTGGTGTAACCTTGCTGAATGTGACTTTCCATTCACATTCTAAACTCATGCAGGCACAGTCCAGCAGTacccacataaatacacacatttttgtattcatttataATTGCTGTGAAAATTTACTAAGAAAGAATCCTAATATTACCCTGGATGTTTCTGAGGGCTCCTATATTCCACAGCTGTACTacctccagtggcagggaaatgtgaacccctttggagtgagaagttttttgataAAACCAAACGTCcaatgatacagtctcaccaaaggtgacttttcagtcaTGTATAACCTTGCTCAGGTGGGGGTCTgtaatacccatatatatatatatcatacttgatcgacgTTTCCCACACTAGCAATGTAGCAATAGGAACAGATAAAGTGAGGCTGCATCCACTCAaatccattctttagttgtcatgtgaaaTGCTTTGAAACCACAGGACCTCTTCCtaagaaagtcctggtgttattCAGAAACTCTTTCCAAAGGCtcatgcagcccaaggctgtactACTTCCACTACCAGGGAAACGTGGACTCCTCTTTAGTGAGAATTTCTTAAATGGAATGTACTTCCAGTGATGCAGCTTCACCAAAGGCTTGAGTGTAACCTCAAGTAGACACCTACACCTGCTTTGTGTCCCCAACCcctgccctttttttttgttgtttcacAATTCATTCATTATGAGTATGAGAAACAAGAAATCTATTATGCTTGAGGAAGTTTATGCCATCCTGAAAGCATCACCCAtaaatactttattttcatttttctttccctccctgccACCTGCTAGTAGATGTTTTTCCTAAGAAATATTGATGATGGTTTTGtcttgataaaaaaaaggagtgaaaaggTATTTGTTGCTAATTCCTTATTATTGCTCTTGAATTGACAATTTGAGTACACATTTGGAATTTCATTATGGAGCCAAAGGGTTAATGTTAGGCCTTGATGAGGATCTTTGTTCATTCTCAGAGCCTTcaaacataaaataaaaaaagctCATACAGAGCCCTCAAATACTGACTTTCTTCCTTTTGACTGTTTTGACATTTGCCAAAGAATATTGTATGTCCTTATGTGCATCTGTGGCTTCAAAAAAAGTGTCAGTTTTTGAAGTTGATTTAAGTAAAAAGATGTCCTTTATCCTTTGATTTATTTTCAGGTATCAGCAAAACAAAGCCGAATGTCAGCAAAGGTACATCTTCCACTCAAGGTTCAAGGAACTTATCTTCATTATATCCTAGACATGCAAGGGCATTTCACAAATACAAAACTTTTTGATTACTCTGCGGGTCTCAGAAGAAGTTGGGCAAAATAATTGTTCAtgtatcatttttcattattaGCCTGGAAGACATTACAAGACCCACTGGGTACTGTTGATCCATCTCAGGAGTATAGGCTGcatcttattattattttaaccACATGCAGTAATCTTTAACTGTGCATAGTTTcattgaaaaataaatgaaaattttgtGTTGCTTTGCTTTATCCTTCAGTAATCCTATCATTTCAATGAAAGTTACAAGAGACCTTCAGTGATTACAACAACCTTCACAAAAAAACTGTGACTGTGGAACATGTGCTGTTGCATAtgatttgttttgttttacaGATTCCTAACACTGGTTACAATTTCCTCAAAAGATAGCAGATGAAGCTCCACATTTAAGAGCAACACTTGCAATAAAATTTATGCTGACAAGAAATGGCATATGAAAGCATTCAGCACTTTCTTTAGTCTACAAAGAATTATATCTTAAACATCTACCCCCTATTCACTGACAGTTCCACTCTACATACTAAACCCCTTTCCCAACCACTCTAATATACTCTTATTAGAACAATCAGGGAAACCTATGGATTGTTACAATATCCACAAGTCTGAAGAAGGCACAAAGTATGCATATAAATGTGTGATGGTGAAAACTTGGATTCTAGATGAGACATGAGACAAGGAGATGAATGAATTATGGGTACAATGCTAGCAGACTGGTGAATTGCACCAAAACTGAGAGAAATCATGCAGTGTAAGGCTGACAGACATAGGTCACTGATGATTTTTCAGTTGAAAGGAGACGTTATTCCTGCTACAAAAGAAAGGGTagcagagaaagaagaaaacatcAAGAAACTACTTGGGAGTATGGACATACCAGATGCAATTCTTCAGGTAGGGGTATTCTGGAAAACTGGTTGATACATTCAAGATGCAAGAGGATGTCTAGTGAAAGTTTGGTTCACCATGAACTGGTTCATCAAGGAGGTACTTAGACTACGAAGTTTGCTAACATTAGAATTCTGTACGATTATTATCAGAGGTGATAAACCAAGTGAGAAAGAAATAAACAGTGCAGTCAAAAGATAAAGAATGGCAAGCATTTACTTAGGATAAAGAACAACACAGCCCCACAAGTAGCTTACGGAGGCCAGGAAGGCTGGGTGGTGAGGTTCAGATTGAAAGTAATATAAACGAATGTGGTTGTACTGGTTGGAAAAGCATAGGAAATGGAATTCAGGGGCTGAATTTTGGAAAGGAAAGCTGATATTGTTGAAGCAGCGAAGATGAAACTTACTAAAGAGTATTGTCTGACCTAATCCCTTGAGATGTGTATATGATAGTCTGAAAGGGAGAAGATAAAAATGgagtaagagtttttttttttttttgatgaaggaTAGCATCAAATTCTAGAAAACATATATAAGTGGCCTATACAATTAGTACATAACTGGGAGAGTGGCAGCAAGAAAGAATTGCAATGAACCAGAACAAACATTTAGTGGATACAATATATGAATAATCATGATGATTTAGGAGAGATATTTCTCAAAAATGGTAAAAATCTATTACTGGGAGTTTTCagtcataaagaaaataaatagaacctagattttcctgaaaaagcTGATTCTTAGAAGTGTACATGGAAAAATCCCCTGTATGGACATGTCAGTGATCTAGCAAGAATCATATTGATCACACTAAAGAGAATAGCTAGTCAGGGTAAGGGATTCTGAAAGAACTGTAAAGTGTGATAGAAAGAGTGGATAGGAACTAAATGATGAGTTCAAAAGTGCATCAACAGTAGAGGACACTATAGTCCCAACACCATCAGAACAGGATGTAGAGGAAGCTTCAGAAAGCGTTGCTACAGAGTAAAACATAAAGCATACGATCAAATGATCCTGATTCATTATAGGTACTAAGTGAGCAGGAACAATTAACAGGCCACTTGAGAAATAGTTCAATTCACTGTAGAAGGGTGAAATGAAAAGAGGAGTGAAGGAGGGCAAATATTATGTTGAATTAAAGCCCAATCTTTCTGAAAAACATGGTCTTTTATACAACAGAATAACTGCCTGGTGTGGTAATTGGAAAGCAAATGAGTGATTCCttacatgtggaaagaatgcaaaagagGAAGTTTACAGGGACagtgtatgatagtacgattaaaggggtttctgtaagaggaagaccacttgtaaCATGGGGAACAGAGTAAAAAGGACCAGAGGGGGTAAAATggggaaagaatgcatggaatggtgtatgcgagaggCATGTAATAATAGGGAT
This window encodes:
- the LOC139750414 gene encoding transmembrane protein 223, with the translated sequence MMLGCGTVVRGWQVKYNHIYQNTITVLSRTCLRHRSALKCVHVRHCHTGVQRPSLKTTGGNRLKFEQEYSVDKDTVLFRYENKRYFKMMNIFALSQFFFWSYLSHFAFTTMKSSPITLPSEEKESLPWWRKVDFGRYRTGISTGSFLLGWGTLAICWMYTLRSVRCLVLKKGGKDLVFVTFTPFGRNRIMTVPLNKVSAKQSRMSAKVHLPLKVQGTYLHYILDMQGHFTNTKLFDYSAGLRRSWAK